CGGCGCCCGGCGGTGGAAGCATTCACCCCGAGCTCGCGGGCCGCCGTGGCCAACGTCCCGTGCCTCGCCACGGCGAGGAAGAAGCGCAGATCGTCCCAGCTCGTCGCCTGCATCGGTGCAACGCAGTATTGCATGTTTGCGCGTCGACGCGCACGGCCCGGGGCGCTAATTCCTTTCACATGACTTCCACCTACCGTGCGGTCCTGCTGACGAAGAAGGGCGGTCCCGAGGCGCTCGAGCTGCGGGAGCTTCCCCTGGAGCCTCCCGGCCCCGGCCAGGTGCGCGTCCGCGTGCGCGCCACCGGGGTCGGCTTCACCGACATCATCATGCGGCGCGGCTACTACCCCTACGCGCCCAGGTTCCCCTTCACCCCGGGCTATGAGGTCGTCGGCGACGTGGAGGCGCTCGGCCCTGGCGTCACCGGGCTCCGGCCAGGCCAGCGTGTCGCGGCGCTCACCGTGCACGGCGGCTACGCGGAGTACCTCACCCGCGGCGCCGAGGAGTTCATCCCCGTGCCCGAGGGGCTCGATGACGCGGAGGTCACCGCCCTCATCCTCAACTACGTGACGGCGTACCAGATGATCCACCGCGTCGCGCGGCTCCAACCGGGCCAGCGCGCGCTGGTGACGGGTGCGGGAGGCGGCGTGGGCACGGCCCTGCTCCAACTGCTGCGGGTGGCGGGTGCCGAGGTGTTCGGCGTGGACTCCGCGCCCAAGGCCGAGGCCGTGCGCTCCCAGGGAGCCACCTTCATCGACTACCGCCAGGGGCCTTTCGATCAGGCGCTGCGGGCGCTCGTCCCCGAGGGCGTGGACGTGGCCTTCGATGGCATCGGCGGAGCGAACATCTCCCTGTGCACGCGCGCGGTGCGCCGAGGCGGCCAGGTGGTGTCCTATGGCTTCACGAGCGCGGTGGGACGCGACGGGGGGAGCGACAACCTGGGCACCCTCTCCGGCATGCTGGCGCTCTACGTGGGCGCGCGCCTGAAGGGCCGCCGTCCCGCCTTCTACGGCATCACCCAGCTCTACCGGGAGGATCCGGCGCCCTTCCGCGAGGATCTCCCCCGCGTCTTCCAGCTCCTGGCGGAGCGGAAGGTGCAACCGCTGATCGCCCACCGCCTGCCGCTGCTGTCGGGACGGGCCGGTCAGGAGCTACTGGAGCGCGGAGGAGTCCGGGGGAAGATCGTCCTCCTCCGCGAGGTCCCCGAGGCGGCCTGAGCACGGCCCCACCCGGGAGCCCACCGGAGTGCACGGGGCACCCCGGCGGGAGACAACGGCTCAGGGCGCGAACTTCGCCGAGAACACCGACGCGTAGTGGTACTCCGGACCGTACTGGTACGGCTTGTCCAGAGTCGTGCCCGGGATCGAGTAGGCGTACAGGATGACGAAGTACGTCTTGCCCGTCACCAGGTTCGGCAGGCGGAGCTGGGTGTCCGTCGTGGTGTAGTAGCCCACGAGCGTCCGGCCCGTGCCGCCCGTGGACGTCGCGTAGAGCTCATACAGCCGCGCCTGGTAGCGCGTCGCGGCGCCGAGGGCGGGCGGAGCCCAGCTCAGCATCGGGCTCGTCCCCACGGCCGGAACGGTGGGACCGCCACCCGAGGCCGGAGCACCGTTGACGCGCACGTCGCGAGGCGGGCCCACCATGGGGATGAGGGGCTGCGTCGAGCCCTCCCACACCGGCGACTGGGAGAAGACCGACGTCGAGTACCAGACCGTCCTCGACGTTCCACCATCCGGCAGGGTGGCCGAGAAGGGAGCCGAGGCGATCGCCTGGGCCATGACGGTCTTCGGCCAGTAGCCCGGGTAGGGATTGCCGTACTCAAACACCACGGGGAAGTTGCCCTGCCCGGGGTTCTCGTTGAAGGCGTTGGCGAGGTCCGGGTAGCCGTCGTACTGACCGAGCTCGAGGTAGGACGGCAGGGTCCCCAGGTTCACGCTCTCCTGCACCAGCGTGGCCCCGGAGTGGGCGGCGAGCGCCAGGGTCTCGAACTCCGACGCGCGGAAGTCGAAGCCCTGCGTCAGGGTGGGCATGGGCAGCAGCGTGCCCTTCACCATCAACGTCCCCGGGCTGGCCGTCCCGCCATCCGTCGTCGTCCCGCCATCCGTCGTCGTCCCACCGTCCGTCGTCGTCCCACCGTCCGTCGAGCCCGACAGATCATGCGCCTGGAAGCCCTTGCGCAGCTCGGTGAGCGTGAGGCCCGTGGGAAGCGAGGAGAAGTCCACGCGGCTCACGTGCTGGGTGACCTGGAAGAAGTCCCCTCGGAAGGAATCGAAGCGTGCGGGCACCGTCCCGCAGCTCCGCATGGTGTTGCCGTAGTCCATGGAGCCCGTGAGGGTCGTCGCGCCATCCGCCGGCCAGGGGAAGGACGTCGCGCAGGTCGCCGAGAAGTAGCCGATGCCCGGGCCCGTCGCGTGCAACTGCAGATCATCCGTGGACTGCCAGGGCGTGAGCCCATCGATCTGCAAGGCCAGCTGGGTGCCCGCGGGCTCCAGCCCCACATCGGGGCGGCCGAGGCTGCCGGCGCTCAGGTCCACGAAGCGGCTGGAGGTCCAGAAGGAGTTGGAGCCGACCCGAAGGTAGTAGGGCGTCCTCTCCACGCCGGGGATGGTGAAGGTGCCATCGGGCCGGCCCATGCCAGTCACGTACACGAAGCCCGAGCCATCCGCGGTGGGCACATAGGCGCCGATGACGGTGGTGCTCAGGTCGGCCGGAGTCGAGATGAGCGAGCCGTCACCCACGACGTTGTAGGTGTTGCGGATGCCGTTCACCGCCAGCGCTCCGCACGACTCGCCCGGCATCGGGAGGACGGAGAAGTTGTAATACAGCGAGGCCCCATCCGCGTCCGTGACCATGACGCTGATGTAAGCCGGCGTGTCGAAGCACGAAGGCGCCACCCAGTCGGCCTGGGTGGAGGTGCTGGTCCAGGTGGAGGTCCGGAGCTCCCCGGCGGACGCGGACCAGGAGAAGCTCACGAACGAGCCATCGGGGTCATGCGCATTGAGGCCCATGCTCACGAGCTCGCCCCCATGGGCAGAGGAGAGGCTCTGCCAGGCGCTGTCGATCCGGGGCATCACGTTGGCGCGTGGGGTGCTCCCCGCCTGGAGGGCGAGGGTGCCCAGGTGCACACCGCCGTTCGGATCCGAGACGCTCAGCTGGAAGAAGCAACGGCCCGAGGGCGGCATCATGGTCAGGGTGAACGAGGGCGAGGCGGCCGCCGGGTCGTCGAAGAGGCCACTACAATCGGTGAACCACGCATACGACAGGGCGTCTCCGTCCGCGTCCACGACCGTGGCGGATAACCGCGTCACCGAGCCCAGGCCCAGGACGGCCGGCGTGCCCTGCATGGCGCGGATCTCCGGCCAGGTGTTGAAGCCCACCGTCACGTCGACGCTCCCCGAGACCCCATCACTCAGCACGTACACGTCGAAGTTGACCGAGGTACTCGTTCCCCGGGCGTCCGTCACCTCCAGGCGGAGGCGATGCGTCCCCTCCGAGGAGGGTGCTGTCCAGGAGGTCCAATCGGAGGTGGGGGTGCTGAAGCTGCCAGCCGCCCCCGTCCAGGAGAAGCTCAGCGCATCCCCATTGGGGTCATACGCCGAGGCCGACAGGTAGATGGAGCCTCCCGGAGTCACCGTGTTGGAGGACAGCACGAGGGAGGAGATGCGCGGCGCCTCGTTGTAGAAGGGCGGCGGCGTGTTCACCTGCTGCAGCAGCAGGAAGGCACTCATCGTGCTCCCCGCGCTGACGATGAGGCCCCCCGCGCTCCCCTGGAAGAGCACCACCCCCGCCGCGTCGGACGCGAAGGCACTGATGACGCGCTCGGGTCCCGCGGGGATGTTGGCCACGGTGCCCTGCCACGTGGTCCCCACCTGGACGAGCTCGGCCGTGATGGAGGGCGAGATGCCCGGGCCCTGCACCTCGACGCGCACGCGCTTCACGTCCGCCGCCGAGAGCGCCTGGGGCAGCGTGACGCGGACCTCCGCGCTCCCGCTTCGAGAGCTCGGATCCTGCGTCGTACAGCCCACGGAGATGGTGACCCACAGCAGCGCGGCCACCCACGCGGCGGCGCTCCTGCACCCATTCCAAGATGTCATGGTATTTCGCTCCCTCGGTTCTGGAACCACTCTACAGGATTGCCTGTAGCAGTGGTTTTACCGGGAGAGACAAGGGACGGGCTTGAGGATAGGCGCCAACCGGGGTCATCGGCGCGC
The sequence above is drawn from the Archangium gephyra genome and encodes:
- a CDS encoding alcohol dehydrogenase catalytic domain-containing protein, translating into MTSTYRAVLLTKKGGPEALELRELPLEPPGPGQVRVRVRATGVGFTDIIMRRGYYPYAPRFPFTPGYEVVGDVEALGPGVTGLRPGQRVAALTVHGGYAEYLTRGAEEFIPVPEGLDDAEVTALILNYVTAYQMIHRVARLQPGQRALVTGAGGGVGTALLQLLRVAGAEVFGVDSAPKAEAVRSQGATFIDYRQGPFDQALRALVPEGVDVAFDGIGGANISLCTRAVRRGGQVVSYGFTSAVGRDGGSDNLGTLSGMLALYVGARLKGRRPAFYGITQLYREDPAPFREDLPRVFQLLAERKVQPLIAHRLPLLSGRAGQELLERGGVRGKIVLLREVPEAA
- a CDS encoding fibronectin type III domain-containing protein codes for the protein MTSWNGCRSAAAWVAALLWVTISVGCTTQDPSSRSGSAEVRVTLPQALSAADVKRVRVEVQGPGISPSITAELVQVGTTWQGTVANIPAGPERVISAFASDAAGVVLFQGSAGGLIVSAGSTMSAFLLLQQVNTPPPFYNEAPRISSLVLSSNTVTPGGSIYLSASAYDPNGDALSFSWTGAAGSFSTPTSDWTSWTAPSSEGTHRLRLEVTDARGTSTSVNFDVYVLSDGVSGSVDVTVGFNTWPEIRAMQGTPAVLGLGSVTRLSATVVDADGDALSYAWFTDCSGLFDDPAAASPSFTLTMMPPSGRCFFQLSVSDPNGGVHLGTLALQAGSTPRANVMPRIDSAWQSLSSAHGGELVSMGLNAHDPDGSFVSFSWSASAGELRTSTWTSTSTQADWVAPSCFDTPAYISVMVTDADGASLYYNFSVLPMPGESCGALAVNGIRNTYNVVGDGSLISTPADLSTTVIGAYVPTADGSGFVYVTGMGRPDGTFTIPGVERTPYYLRVGSNSFWTSSRFVDLSAGSLGRPDVGLEPAGTQLALQIDGLTPWQSTDDLQLHATGPGIGYFSATCATSFPWPADGATTLTGSMDYGNTMRSCGTVPARFDSFRGDFFQVTQHVSRVDFSSLPTGLTLTELRKGFQAHDLSGSTDGGTTTDGGTTTDGGTTTDGGTASPGTLMVKGTLLPMPTLTQGFDFRASEFETLALAAHSGATLVQESVNLGTLPSYLELGQYDGYPDLANAFNENPGQGNFPVVFEYGNPYPGYWPKTVMAQAIASAPFSATLPDGGTSRTVWYSTSVFSQSPVWEGSTQPLIPMVGPPRDVRVNGAPASGGGPTVPAVGTSPMLSWAPPALGAATRYQARLYELYATSTGGTGRTLVGYYTTTDTQLRLPNLVTGKTYFVILYAYSIPGTTLDKPYQYGPEYHYASVFSAKFAP